Proteins found in one Ctenopharyngodon idella isolate HZGC_01 chromosome 16, HZGC01, whole genome shotgun sequence genomic segment:
- the LOC127497498 gene encoding cytochrome b5 reductase 4 isoform X1 — MVKEDEEDFEEEEEEDYRAENRGNISVVFSVISSVLSGFLRNWRCFKASVMLNVPSQSFPAAGSQQRVAPAGQSRNKVALKPGHSLLDWIRLTKSGRDLTGLRGRLIEVTEEELKKHNTRNDCWTCIRGMVYNVSAYMDFHPGGEAELMRAAGIDSTDLFDQVHRWVNYESMLKECLVGRMAVKPSPALQAQTEKMESTHLNGLSAPPPLRLEPLSAPLPAKDHRPRYDWFQTDGTVNIVVYTKRKIPSSGCAVVDLQGDTLRVEMLLGKMSYLLYWRLSSEVQEHVDVQTAHSVGKVQVCLRKSVKDKWTQVGQPLELHDTFTQCKDRGLFYRECVLVSKTEVTHDTQVLRLQLPPGSRMPVPVGRHVYLKTSVQGTDVVKPYTPVDQTLIPPAQSSAEMGSDIHLMIKIYPDGVLTSHLTNLPIGATLSVGGPEGSFTMRVLRDVTHLYMLAAGTGFTPMARLIRLALQDLTLIRKAKLMFFNRQERDILWCSQLDELCTKEERFEVEYVLSEPADSWKGRRGRIDACMLQNFLERPDNSKCLVCVCGPTGFTELAVQLVRQLDFSEEEIHIFQG; from the exons ATGGTAAAGGAAGATGAAGAGGACtttgaggaagaggaggaggaagattATAGAGCTGAAAACAGAGGAAACATTTCAGTTGTCTTTTCTGTCATCTCCAGTGTTTTGTCTG GTTTTCTCAGGAATTGGCGTTGTTTTAAAGCATCAGTAATGTTGAACGTGCCATCGCAGTCTTTTCCGGCAGCTGGATCTCAGCAGAGAGTCGCACCAGCCGGACAGTCCAGAAACAAG GTGGCACTAAAGCCCGGTCACAGTCTGCTGGACTGGATCCGACTGACCAAGAGTGGACGTGATTTGACTGGACTGAGAGGAAGACTGATCGAGGTGACAGAAGAGGAGCTGAAGAAACACAACACCAGAAATGACTGCTGGACATGCATTAGAG GTATGGTCTATAACGTGAGTGCCTACATGGATTTCCATCCCGGTGGGGAGGCGGAGTTAATGAGGGCTGCTGGGATTGACAGCACTGACCTGTTTGACCAG GTCCACCGGTGGGTGAATTATGAGTCCATGCTGAAGGAGTGTCTGGTGGGACGGATGGCAGTGAAGCCCAGTCCTGCTCTTCAAG CTCAAACAGAGAAGATGGAGAGCACTCATTTGAACG GTTTGTCTGCTCCTCCACCCTTAAGACTGGAGCCTTTATCTGCTCCTCTCCCTGCCAAAGATCATCGCCCACG GTATGACTGGTTCCAGACAGATGGCACTGTCAATATTGTTGTTTACACCAAGCGAAAG ATTCCCAGCTCCGGCTGTGCAGTTGTGGATCTACAGGGTGATACTCTTCGGGTGGAGATGCTCTTGGGGAAGATGTCATACCTTCTCTACTGGC GCCTGTCCAGTGAAGTTCAAGAACATGTTGATG TCCAGACGGCTCACTCTGTAGGAAAAGTTCAGGTGTGTCTGCGCAAATCTGTTAAAGACAAGTGGACACAAGTGGGACAACCACTAGAACTCCATGACACATTTACTCAGTGTAAAGATCGTG GGCTCTTCTACAGGGAATGTGTGTTGGTTTCAAAAACAGAAGTCACACATGACACGCAGGTCTTGCGTTTACAACTTCCTCCAGGGTCACGTATGCCAGTTCCTGTGGGGAGACACGTCTACCTCAAAACGTCTGTCCAGG GTACAGATGTTGTGAAACCCTACACACCAGTGGATCAGACGCTGATACCTCCTGCACAATCCAGTGCTGAAATGGGCTCAGACATACATCTCATGATAAAGATCTATCCTGATGGAGTGTTGACCTCACACCTCACCAACCTTCCTATTG GAGCCACTCTGTCAGTAGGGGGTCCTGAGGGCTCCTTCACTATGCGTGTCCTGCGTGATGTCACTCATTTGTACATGTTAGCAGCCGGCACAGGATTCACACCCATGGCTCGTCTCATACGGCTGGCCCTGCAGGACCTCACATTAATCAG AAAAGCCAAGCTGATGTTCTTTAACCGTCAGGAGAGGGATATTCTTTGGTGCTCTCAGCTGGATGAACTTTGTACGAAAGAGGAAAG GTTTGAGGTGGAGTATGTTCTGTCAGAGCCTGCAGACTCATGGAAAGGCAGAAGAGGGCGGATAGATGCTTGTATGCTGCAGAACTTCCTGGAAAGACCAGACAACTCCAAgtgtttagtgtgtgtgtgcggccCAACTGGATTCACGGAGTTAGCAGTGCA ATTGGTCAGACAGCTGGACTTCAGTGAAGaagaaattcacatttttcaGGGCTGA
- the LOC127497498 gene encoding cytochrome b5 reductase 4 isoform X2, which yields MLNVPSQSFPAAGSQQRVAPAGQSRNKVALKPGHSLLDWIRLTKSGRDLTGLRGRLIEVTEEELKKHNTRNDCWTCIRGMVYNVSAYMDFHPGGEAELMRAAGIDSTDLFDQVHRWVNYESMLKECLVGRMAVKPSPALQAQTEKMESTHLNGLSAPPPLRLEPLSAPLPAKDHRPRYDWFQTDGTVNIVVYTKRKIPSSGCAVVDLQGDTLRVEMLLGKMSYLLYWRLSSEVQEHVDVQTAHSVGKVQVCLRKSVKDKWTQVGQPLELHDTFTQCKDRGLFYRECVLVSKTEVTHDTQVLRLQLPPGSRMPVPVGRHVYLKTSVQGTDVVKPYTPVDQTLIPPAQSSAEMGSDIHLMIKIYPDGVLTSHLTNLPIGATLSVGGPEGSFTMRVLRDVTHLYMLAAGTGFTPMARLIRLALQDLTLIRKAKLMFFNRQERDILWCSQLDELCTKEERFEVEYVLSEPADSWKGRRGRIDACMLQNFLERPDNSKCLVCVCGPTGFTELAVQLVRQLDFSEEEIHIFQG from the exons ATGTTGAACGTGCCATCGCAGTCTTTTCCGGCAGCTGGATCTCAGCAGAGAGTCGCACCAGCCGGACAGTCCAGAAACAAG GTGGCACTAAAGCCCGGTCACAGTCTGCTGGACTGGATCCGACTGACCAAGAGTGGACGTGATTTGACTGGACTGAGAGGAAGACTGATCGAGGTGACAGAAGAGGAGCTGAAGAAACACAACACCAGAAATGACTGCTGGACATGCATTAGAG GTATGGTCTATAACGTGAGTGCCTACATGGATTTCCATCCCGGTGGGGAGGCGGAGTTAATGAGGGCTGCTGGGATTGACAGCACTGACCTGTTTGACCAG GTCCACCGGTGGGTGAATTATGAGTCCATGCTGAAGGAGTGTCTGGTGGGACGGATGGCAGTGAAGCCCAGTCCTGCTCTTCAAG CTCAAACAGAGAAGATGGAGAGCACTCATTTGAACG GTTTGTCTGCTCCTCCACCCTTAAGACTGGAGCCTTTATCTGCTCCTCTCCCTGCCAAAGATCATCGCCCACG GTATGACTGGTTCCAGACAGATGGCACTGTCAATATTGTTGTTTACACCAAGCGAAAG ATTCCCAGCTCCGGCTGTGCAGTTGTGGATCTACAGGGTGATACTCTTCGGGTGGAGATGCTCTTGGGGAAGATGTCATACCTTCTCTACTGGC GCCTGTCCAGTGAAGTTCAAGAACATGTTGATG TCCAGACGGCTCACTCTGTAGGAAAAGTTCAGGTGTGTCTGCGCAAATCTGTTAAAGACAAGTGGACACAAGTGGGACAACCACTAGAACTCCATGACACATTTACTCAGTGTAAAGATCGTG GGCTCTTCTACAGGGAATGTGTGTTGGTTTCAAAAACAGAAGTCACACATGACACGCAGGTCTTGCGTTTACAACTTCCTCCAGGGTCACGTATGCCAGTTCCTGTGGGGAGACACGTCTACCTCAAAACGTCTGTCCAGG GTACAGATGTTGTGAAACCCTACACACCAGTGGATCAGACGCTGATACCTCCTGCACAATCCAGTGCTGAAATGGGCTCAGACATACATCTCATGATAAAGATCTATCCTGATGGAGTGTTGACCTCACACCTCACCAACCTTCCTATTG GAGCCACTCTGTCAGTAGGGGGTCCTGAGGGCTCCTTCACTATGCGTGTCCTGCGTGATGTCACTCATTTGTACATGTTAGCAGCCGGCACAGGATTCACACCCATGGCTCGTCTCATACGGCTGGCCCTGCAGGACCTCACATTAATCAG AAAAGCCAAGCTGATGTTCTTTAACCGTCAGGAGAGGGATATTCTTTGGTGCTCTCAGCTGGATGAACTTTGTACGAAAGAGGAAAG GTTTGAGGTGGAGTATGTTCTGTCAGAGCCTGCAGACTCATGGAAAGGCAGAAGAGGGCGGATAGATGCTTGTATGCTGCAGAACTTCCTGGAAAGACCAGACAACTCCAAgtgtttagtgtgtgtgtgcggccCAACTGGATTCACGGAGTTAGCAGTGCA ATTGGTCAGACAGCTGGACTTCAGTGAAGaagaaattcacatttttcaGGGCTGA
- the csf3r gene encoding granulocyte colony-stimulating factor receptor isoform X2: MASVWLVLVLWIYINVLIKDIPPIPTNLSCALTVTKTYRLLCQWDPGQDPGLPTNYTLHALRAKSRKKQFEIPPGEHFCLIPRDSYHLFLELEVYVTAVNVFGNATSAPLKLIPMKTAKLKPPKITKVEAYPSGSLQFSWSLAESQKWLQVTFGVELRLKTLNNQLDKELVFNFRGRQENRINVSGLLHGTNYSATIRVKYSLWSEWSDPKTATTLMRAPAGHLDTWLKLNDQAAQLYWKPSQKFRANGWNLTYTVESKEPKKTLCVTQESHCFFSLTKWIKKVYLIATNAKGSSNPNEVPVYRKKGLDPVSNFNVHPQSETSVLLTWESPVSSRVREYVLEWRSLCEMPAAPLSFILLDKNSSSTIVTGLKAFMPYEISVYPKYVNGVGRPLTLMAYSRQKAPSAAPKLETVEIRYSQVNLRWDKIPLNETNGIIQGYTIYFWNDTDDIQVINTNKTSAVVKDLQPFTIYSAFVEVHTMGGSFNGSVQYLTTGSIDGIGMVLFVIPACIGLSLLIIIVVFTCLGKHERVKMFLWPIIPDPANSSIKKWTTIDSLQGMPPFKEDKDPMLVYLSHFSLLDLPEKELFKSDYIKESQWSHDIYSRDESHNSFQACGSYNSEHDRDSVPYATVVFGGPYQSHSAPLPAYVRSDSTQPLLGGDEPGSPPPYENVPLVRGVTKVKHFTAFPRNSTESEENEELWEEFPMLRLLETRHTDHN; this comes from the exons ATATTCCTCCCATTCCTACAAACCTGAGCTGCGCTTTGACTGTAACAAAGACATACAGACTCCTGTGTCAATGGGATCCTGGTCAGGATCCTGGCCTTCCAACAAACTATACTCTTCATGCATTGAG GGCCaaatcaagaaaaaaacaatttgaGATCCCACCTGGAGAGCATTTCTGCTTGATTCCACGGGATTCTTACCATTTATTTTTAGAGTTGGAAGTTTATGTGACAGCAGTGAATGTCTTTGGAAATGCCACCTCTGCTCCTCTGAAACTGATCCCTATGAAAACAG CAAAGCTCAAACCTCCTAAGATTACAAAGGTTGAAGCATATCCGTCTGGCAGCTTACAGTTCAGCTGGAGTCTTGCAGAGTCTCAGAAATGGTTGCAGGTGACCTTCGGTGTAGAGTTGAGATTGAAAACATTGAACAACCAGCTTGACAAAGAGTTG GTTTTCAACTTCAGGGGGCGAcaagaaaacagaataaatgtGTCTGGCCTCCTTCATGGGACAAATTACAGCGCCACAATAAGAGTGAAGTACAGTTTATGGAGTGAATGGAGTGATCCAAAAACAGCCACCACACTTATGAGGG CTCCGGCCGGACATCTGGACACATGGCTCAAACTGAATGATCAGGCCGCTCAGCTCTACTGGAAG CCCTCACAAAAATTTCGTGCCAATGGCTGGAACTTGACATACACTGTTGAATCAAAGGAACCTAAAAAGACTTTGTGTGTAACTCAAGAAAGCCACTGCTTTTTCAGTCTCACCAAGTGGATTAAAAAGGTCTACCTGATAGCCACTAATGCAAAGGGGAGCTCGAATCCTAATGAAGTACCAGTGTATCGGAAGAAAG GGCTGGACCCTGTGTCTAATTTCAATGTGCATCCCCAGTCAGAGACGTCTGTGCTCCTGACGTGGGAAAGCCCGGTGTCCTCCAGAGTCAGGGAATACGTGCTGGAGTGGAGATCTCTGTGTGAGATGCCGGCAGCTCCTCTGTCCTTCATTCTGTTGGACAAAAACAGCTCCAGTACCATAGTAACag GGTTAAAGGCTTTCATGCCATATGAGATCTCCGTTTATCCCAAATATGTTAACGGGGTTGGACGTCCTCTTACCTTAATGGCATACAGCCGTCAGAAAG CACCCTCTGCGGCACCAAAGTTAGAAACTGTGGAAATCCGTTATTCACAGGTGAATCTTCGCTGGGATAAAATTCCCCTTAATGAGACAAATGGGATCATTCAAGGATATACTATTTACTTTTGGAATGATACGGATGATATCCAAG TTATAAATACTAACAAGACCAGCGCTGTGGTGAAAGATCTTCAGCCGTTTACCATATATTCTGCCTTTGTAGAGGTTCATACAATGGGTGGAAGTTTTAACGGATCAGTTCAGTACCTGACAACTGGAAGTATTG aTGGAATTGGAATGGTGCTCTTTGttatcccagcatgcattggGTTATCACTTCTCATCATCATTGTTGTGTTTACCTGTTTGGGGAAACATGAACG GGTGAAGATGTTTTTGTGGCCTATAATTCCCGATCCTGCCAACAGCAGTATTAAGAAGTGGACCACCATTGACTCACTGCAG GGCATGCCTCCCTTTAAAGAAGACAAGGACCCTATGTTGGTGTATCTGTCCCACTTCAGTCTTCTTGATCTGCCTGAGAAAGAGCTGTTCAAGAGTGACTACATCAAGGAGAGCCAGTGGTCACATGATATCTACAGCCGTGATGAGAGTCACAACTCTTTCCAGGCCTGTGGCAGTTACAACTCGGAGCATGACAGGGACTCTGTCCCTTACGCCACTGTTGTTTTCGGTGGTCCGTATCAAAGCCATTCGGCACCTCTGCCAGCCTATGTACGCTCTGATTCCACACAGCCCCTGTTAGGGGGGGACGAGCCTGGCAGCCCCCCACCATACGAGAATGTGCCACTAGTGAGGGGTGTTACTAAAGTGAAACACTTCACTGCATTCCCTCGGAATTCCACTGAAAGTGAGGAGAATGAAGAACTTTGGGAAGAATTCCCTATGCTCAGATTGTTAGAGACGAGGCATACTGATCATAACTAA
- the csf3r gene encoding granulocyte colony-stimulating factor receptor isoform X1: MASVWLVLVLWIYINVLIKVIQASSCAKIHTPASVVLAGSPVSVSCSIEDDCLLTKGKDFHVMWRINNNFAPSNLSYQESNRTYGILVPSLPHTGADITCVLCVRDHTCQIADGVAVKVGYIPPIPTNLSCALTVTKTYRLLCQWDPGQDPGLPTNYTLHALRAKSRKKQFEIPPGEHFCLIPRDSYHLFLELEVYVTAVNVFGNATSAPLKLIPMKTAKLKPPKITKVEAYPSGSLQFSWSLAESQKWLQVTFGVELRLKTLNNQLDKELVFNFRGRQENRINVSGLLHGTNYSATIRVKYSLWSEWSDPKTATTLMRAPAGHLDTWLKLNDQAAQLYWKPSQKFRANGWNLTYTVESKEPKKTLCVTQESHCFFSLTKWIKKVYLIATNAKGSSNPNEVPVYRKKGLDPVSNFNVHPQSETSVLLTWESPVSSRVREYVLEWRSLCEMPAAPLSFILLDKNSSSTIVTGLKAFMPYEISVYPKYVNGVGRPLTLMAYSRQKAPSAAPKLETVEIRYSQVNLRWDKIPLNETNGIIQGYTIYFWNDTDDIQVINTNKTSAVVKDLQPFTIYSAFVEVHTMGGSFNGSVQYLTTGSIDGIGMVLFVIPACIGLSLLIIIVVFTCLGKHERVKMFLWPIIPDPANSSIKKWTTIDSLQGMPPFKEDKDPMLVYLSHFSLLDLPEKELFKSDYIKESQWSHDIYSRDESHNSFQACGSYNSEHDRDSVPYATVVFGGPYQSHSAPLPAYVRSDSTQPLLGGDEPGSPPPYENVPLVRGVTKVKHFTAFPRNSTESEENEELWEEFPMLRLLETRHTDHN, translated from the exons TGATTCAGGCATCATCGTGTGCTAAGATACACACTCCTGCCTCAGTGGTGCTCGCTGGCTCGCCCGTATCAGTGTCCTGCTCCATCGAGGACGACTGCTTGCTGACTAAAGGCAAAGACTTTCATGTGATGTGGCGGATTAACAACAATTTTGCCCCCAGCAATCTCTCTTACCAGGAGAGCAACAGGACATATGGCATACTCGTCCCCAGCCTACCACACACAGGGGCAGACATTACTTGTGTCCTGTGTGTAAGGGATCATACCTGCCAAATAGCCGATGGAGTGGCAGTTAAAGTGGGAT ATATTCCTCCCATTCCTACAAACCTGAGCTGCGCTTTGACTGTAACAAAGACATACAGACTCCTGTGTCAATGGGATCCTGGTCAGGATCCTGGCCTTCCAACAAACTATACTCTTCATGCATTGAG GGCCaaatcaagaaaaaaacaatttgaGATCCCACCTGGAGAGCATTTCTGCTTGATTCCACGGGATTCTTACCATTTATTTTTAGAGTTGGAAGTTTATGTGACAGCAGTGAATGTCTTTGGAAATGCCACCTCTGCTCCTCTGAAACTGATCCCTATGAAAACAG CAAAGCTCAAACCTCCTAAGATTACAAAGGTTGAAGCATATCCGTCTGGCAGCTTACAGTTCAGCTGGAGTCTTGCAGAGTCTCAGAAATGGTTGCAGGTGACCTTCGGTGTAGAGTTGAGATTGAAAACATTGAACAACCAGCTTGACAAAGAGTTG GTTTTCAACTTCAGGGGGCGAcaagaaaacagaataaatgtGTCTGGCCTCCTTCATGGGACAAATTACAGCGCCACAATAAGAGTGAAGTACAGTTTATGGAGTGAATGGAGTGATCCAAAAACAGCCACCACACTTATGAGGG CTCCGGCCGGACATCTGGACACATGGCTCAAACTGAATGATCAGGCCGCTCAGCTCTACTGGAAG CCCTCACAAAAATTTCGTGCCAATGGCTGGAACTTGACATACACTGTTGAATCAAAGGAACCTAAAAAGACTTTGTGTGTAACTCAAGAAAGCCACTGCTTTTTCAGTCTCACCAAGTGGATTAAAAAGGTCTACCTGATAGCCACTAATGCAAAGGGGAGCTCGAATCCTAATGAAGTACCAGTGTATCGGAAGAAAG GGCTGGACCCTGTGTCTAATTTCAATGTGCATCCCCAGTCAGAGACGTCTGTGCTCCTGACGTGGGAAAGCCCGGTGTCCTCCAGAGTCAGGGAATACGTGCTGGAGTGGAGATCTCTGTGTGAGATGCCGGCAGCTCCTCTGTCCTTCATTCTGTTGGACAAAAACAGCTCCAGTACCATAGTAACag GGTTAAAGGCTTTCATGCCATATGAGATCTCCGTTTATCCCAAATATGTTAACGGGGTTGGACGTCCTCTTACCTTAATGGCATACAGCCGTCAGAAAG CACCCTCTGCGGCACCAAAGTTAGAAACTGTGGAAATCCGTTATTCACAGGTGAATCTTCGCTGGGATAAAATTCCCCTTAATGAGACAAATGGGATCATTCAAGGATATACTATTTACTTTTGGAATGATACGGATGATATCCAAG TTATAAATACTAACAAGACCAGCGCTGTGGTGAAAGATCTTCAGCCGTTTACCATATATTCTGCCTTTGTAGAGGTTCATACAATGGGTGGAAGTTTTAACGGATCAGTTCAGTACCTGACAACTGGAAGTATTG aTGGAATTGGAATGGTGCTCTTTGttatcccagcatgcattggGTTATCACTTCTCATCATCATTGTTGTGTTTACCTGTTTGGGGAAACATGAACG GGTGAAGATGTTTTTGTGGCCTATAATTCCCGATCCTGCCAACAGCAGTATTAAGAAGTGGACCACCATTGACTCACTGCAG GGCATGCCTCCCTTTAAAGAAGACAAGGACCCTATGTTGGTGTATCTGTCCCACTTCAGTCTTCTTGATCTGCCTGAGAAAGAGCTGTTCAAGAGTGACTACATCAAGGAGAGCCAGTGGTCACATGATATCTACAGCCGTGATGAGAGTCACAACTCTTTCCAGGCCTGTGGCAGTTACAACTCGGAGCATGACAGGGACTCTGTCCCTTACGCCACTGTTGTTTTCGGTGGTCCGTATCAAAGCCATTCGGCACCTCTGCCAGCCTATGTACGCTCTGATTCCACACAGCCCCTGTTAGGGGGGGACGAGCCTGGCAGCCCCCCACCATACGAGAATGTGCCACTAGTGAGGGGTGTTACTAAAGTGAAACACTTCACTGCATTCCCTCGGAATTCCACTGAAAGTGAGGAGAATGAAGAACTTTGGGAAGAATTCCCTATGCTCAGATTGTTAGAGACGAGGCATACTGATCATAACTAA
- the csf3r gene encoding granulocyte colony-stimulating factor receptor isoform X3 — protein MASVWLVLVLWIYINVLIKVIQASSCAKIHTPASVVLAGSPVSVSCSIEDDCLLTKGKDFHVMWRINNNFAPSNLSYQESNRTYGILVPSLPHTGADITCVLCVRDHTCQIADGVAVKVGYIPPIPTNLSCALTVTKTYRLLCQWDPGQDPGLPTNYTLHALRAKSRKKQFEIPPGEHFCLIPRDSYHLFLELEVYVTAVNVFGNATSAPLKLIPMKTAKLKPPKITKVEAYPSGSLQFSWSLAESQKWLQVTFGVELRLKTLNNQLDKELVFNFRGRQENRINVSGLLHGTNYSATIRVKYSLWSEWSDPKTATTLMRAPAGHLDTWLKLNDQAAQLYWKPSQKFRANGWNLTYTVESKEPKKTLCVTQESHCFFSLTKWIKKVYLIATNAKGSSNPNEVPVYRKKGLDPVSNFNVHPQSETSVLLTWESPVSSRVREYVLEWRSLCEMPAAPLSFILLDKNSSSTIVTDGIGMVLFVIPACIGLSLLIIIVVFTCLGKHERVKMFLWPIIPDPANSSIKKWTTIDSLQGMPPFKEDKDPMLVYLSHFSLLDLPEKELFKSDYIKESQWSHDIYSRDESHNSFQACGSYNSEHDRDSVPYATVVFGGPYQSHSAPLPAYVRSDSTQPLLGGDEPGSPPPYENVPLVRGVTKVKHFTAFPRNSTESEENEELWEEFPMLRLLETRHTDHN, from the exons TGATTCAGGCATCATCGTGTGCTAAGATACACACTCCTGCCTCAGTGGTGCTCGCTGGCTCGCCCGTATCAGTGTCCTGCTCCATCGAGGACGACTGCTTGCTGACTAAAGGCAAAGACTTTCATGTGATGTGGCGGATTAACAACAATTTTGCCCCCAGCAATCTCTCTTACCAGGAGAGCAACAGGACATATGGCATACTCGTCCCCAGCCTACCACACACAGGGGCAGACATTACTTGTGTCCTGTGTGTAAGGGATCATACCTGCCAAATAGCCGATGGAGTGGCAGTTAAAGTGGGAT ATATTCCTCCCATTCCTACAAACCTGAGCTGCGCTTTGACTGTAACAAAGACATACAGACTCCTGTGTCAATGGGATCCTGGTCAGGATCCTGGCCTTCCAACAAACTATACTCTTCATGCATTGAG GGCCaaatcaagaaaaaaacaatttgaGATCCCACCTGGAGAGCATTTCTGCTTGATTCCACGGGATTCTTACCATTTATTTTTAGAGTTGGAAGTTTATGTGACAGCAGTGAATGTCTTTGGAAATGCCACCTCTGCTCCTCTGAAACTGATCCCTATGAAAACAG CAAAGCTCAAACCTCCTAAGATTACAAAGGTTGAAGCATATCCGTCTGGCAGCTTACAGTTCAGCTGGAGTCTTGCAGAGTCTCAGAAATGGTTGCAGGTGACCTTCGGTGTAGAGTTGAGATTGAAAACATTGAACAACCAGCTTGACAAAGAGTTG GTTTTCAACTTCAGGGGGCGAcaagaaaacagaataaatgtGTCTGGCCTCCTTCATGGGACAAATTACAGCGCCACAATAAGAGTGAAGTACAGTTTATGGAGTGAATGGAGTGATCCAAAAACAGCCACCACACTTATGAGGG CTCCGGCCGGACATCTGGACACATGGCTCAAACTGAATGATCAGGCCGCTCAGCTCTACTGGAAG CCCTCACAAAAATTTCGTGCCAATGGCTGGAACTTGACATACACTGTTGAATCAAAGGAACCTAAAAAGACTTTGTGTGTAACTCAAGAAAGCCACTGCTTTTTCAGTCTCACCAAGTGGATTAAAAAGGTCTACCTGATAGCCACTAATGCAAAGGGGAGCTCGAATCCTAATGAAGTACCAGTGTATCGGAAGAAAG GGCTGGACCCTGTGTCTAATTTCAATGTGCATCCCCAGTCAGAGACGTCTGTGCTCCTGACGTGGGAAAGCCCGGTGTCCTCCAGAGTCAGGGAATACGTGCTGGAGTGGAGATCTCTGTGTGAGATGCCGGCAGCTCCTCTGTCCTTCATTCTGTTGGACAAAAACAGCTCCAGTACCATAGTAACag aTGGAATTGGAATGGTGCTCTTTGttatcccagcatgcattggGTTATCACTTCTCATCATCATTGTTGTGTTTACCTGTTTGGGGAAACATGAACG GGTGAAGATGTTTTTGTGGCCTATAATTCCCGATCCTGCCAACAGCAGTATTAAGAAGTGGACCACCATTGACTCACTGCAG GGCATGCCTCCCTTTAAAGAAGACAAGGACCCTATGTTGGTGTATCTGTCCCACTTCAGTCTTCTTGATCTGCCTGAGAAAGAGCTGTTCAAGAGTGACTACATCAAGGAGAGCCAGTGGTCACATGATATCTACAGCCGTGATGAGAGTCACAACTCTTTCCAGGCCTGTGGCAGTTACAACTCGGAGCATGACAGGGACTCTGTCCCTTACGCCACTGTTGTTTTCGGTGGTCCGTATCAAAGCCATTCGGCACCTCTGCCAGCCTATGTACGCTCTGATTCCACACAGCCCCTGTTAGGGGGGGACGAGCCTGGCAGCCCCCCACCATACGAGAATGTGCCACTAGTGAGGGGTGTTACTAAAGTGAAACACTTCACTGCATTCCCTCGGAATTCCACTGAAAGTGAGGAGAATGAAGAACTTTGGGAAGAATTCCCTATGCTCAGATTGTTAGAGACGAGGCATACTGATCATAACTAA